The DNA sequence GGTGAGCAACTGGACGAGCTCGGGCCCGCCCTCGTCGACGCCCTTCAGCCCCGCGACGACCTGGTCGTGGCTGGGCTGCGACCGCGGATCGGTCGGTATCCACGCCTGGGGTTCGTCCACGGCAGACCTCCTCGGTCGCACCGGGCGGGGTGGCGCCCGGGAGCGTCGGCTCCAGGCCCGTGCGGGTGGTGCGGCCCCGGGACGCGCAGGCGCGTCGCCGCCGATCCTGGCACGTCACCGGCCCCGAGGAGAACCGGCGGCGGGCGGGCCGACGGGTGGACGACGGACCGTCGGACGTCCACATACGACGGTCCCGGCGCCCGGCCGGGACCGTCGTGGAGGGAGGTCAGGCGCCGTGCGGACGCTCCGGGTTCGGCGGCGGGAACGCCGGGGGCTGCTGCGGGGTGCGCTGCGTCGGAGCGTCGGCACCGCCCGCCGGGTACGGCGGGTTCCCGGCGGCCGCGCGGGGCGGGGCGGGCGGGGTGGTGCCCGGCGAGCCGAAGCCGTAGCCGGGCTGCGGGATGCCCGCGGCGTCCTTCGCCTTGCGGGCGGCGCCGGCGATCTGGTTCGTGTACTTGCCCTTGGTCTGCTTGTCGACGAACTGGGCGGCGGAGTCGAGGGCCTTGCCCGCCTGGTCCGGGTGGGACCGGGCGTAGCGGCGGGCGGCCTCCACCGCGCCGGCCAGAACGGTGAGCCTGCGGAACAACGACATCGTCGAGGACCTCCGTGACGGTGGGGCGCCGCGTCGGTGCCGCGACGCCCGGTCGTCGCACCAACAGTAGGCGAACGTGCGCGGCCCGGCGCGGGCTCGCGGCGTCATGGGACGAGCACGTAACGGATCGGTCGCCAGGCGGCGGGAACCACTCCCCAAGTGGCAGGATCCCCGCCGTTCGACCCGGCATCATCTGGAAGGCAACCGCATGACGACCGCGAGGACCCGCAGTGTCCGCTCCCTGACCGGGATCGCACTGACCGCACTGACCGCACTGGTCCTGGCCGGCTGTGGTGCCGGCGGCGACGGCAGCGGGGGAGGCGGCTCCGCCGGAGCAACCGGTACCGACGCCCCGATCCCGGCCGTCGCCGAGGACGACCGGCTCGCCGCCCTCGTCCCCGACGAGGTCAAGCGGGACGGCACGTGGGTCGTCGGCACCGACCCGACCTACCCGCCGAACGAGTTCACCGCGCCCGACGGCACGACGATCATCGGCATGGACGTCGACCTGGGCACCGCGGTCGCCCAGAAGCTCGGCCTGACCGCGAGGTTCGAGCAGAGCCAGTTCTCCGGGATCATCCCGGGCATCACCGGCGGCCGCTACGAGGCGGGCATCTCCTCGTTCACCGTCAACCCCGAGCGCACCCAGGTCCTCGACATGGTCAGCTACTTCTCCGCGGGCACCAGCCTGGCGACCCGCAAGGGCAACCCGGACGGGATCGACCCGAACGACCTCTGCGGCAAGGCGATCGGCGTCCAGCAGGGCACCGTGCAGGTCGAGGACGTGCAGGCCCGCAACAAGAAGTGCACCGACGAGGGCAAGCCGGCCATCCAGGTCACCGAGCTGCAGGCGCAGACCGACGTGACGCTCGCGCTGAACTCGAACCGGATCGTCGCGATGCTCGCCGACTCCCCGGTCGCCGCCTACGCGCAGACCACCACCAACGGTGCGGTCGAGGTCGTCGGGCAGCCCTACGACACCGCGCCGTACGGCATCGCGCTGAAGAAGAACGACGGCCAGTACGCGCAGGCCGTGCAGGGCGCGGTCCAGTCGCTGATCGACGACGGCACCTACAAGCGGATCCTCGACAAGTGGAACGTCGGCAACGGCGCGATCCCCACGTCCTCGGTGAACGGTGGCTGAGCCGGCGACCACCGGCGCCCGACCCGAGCCCCGCGACGCGATCGGGGTCCGGCACCCCGGACGGTGGGTCGCGATCGCGGTGCTCGCGGTCCTGGGCGCGATGCTGGTCAACTCGCTGCTGACCAACGAGAACTTCGGCTGGCCGGTGGTCGCGCAGTACCTGTTCGCCGGCCCGGTGCTGAACGGGCTCGCGAACACCCTGGTCCTGACCGTCCTGTCGATGCTGATCGGCATCGTGGGCGGGATCGGGCTGGCGGTCATGCGGCTGTCGCCGAACCCGGTGCTGTCCGGGGTGTCCGGGGTCTACCTGTGGCTGTTCCGCGGCACCCCGCTGATCGCCCAGCTGCTGTTCTGGAGCTTCCTGTCCTCGCTCTACCCGAACCTGTCGCTCGGCATCCCGTTCGGCCCCGAGTTCGTCGTGTTCGACACGAACTCGCTGATCACGCCGTTCCTGGCGTGTCTGCTGGGCCTCGGGCTGAACGAGGCCGCCTACATGGCCGAGATCGTG is a window from the Pseudonocardia sp. HH130629-09 genome containing:
- a CDS encoding antitoxin — protein: MSLFRRLTVLAGAVEAARRYARSHPDQAGKALDSAAQFVDKQTKGKYTNQIAGAARKAKDAAGIPQPGYGFGSPGTTPPAPPRAAAGNPPYPAGGADAPTQRTPQQPPAFPPPNPERPHGA
- a CDS encoding ABC transporter substrate-binding protein — protein: MTTARTRSVRSLTGIALTALTALVLAGCGAGGDGSGGGGSAGATGTDAPIPAVAEDDRLAALVPDEVKRDGTWVVGTDPTYPPNEFTAPDGTTIIGMDVDLGTAVAQKLGLTARFEQSQFSGIIPGITGGRYEAGISSFTVNPERTQVLDMVSYFSAGTSLATRKGNPDGIDPNDLCGKAIGVQQGTVQVEDVQARNKKCTDEGKPAIQVTELQAQTDVTLALNSNRIVAMLADSPVAAYAQTTTNGAVEVVGQPYDTAPYGIALKKNDGQYAQAVQGAVQSLIDDGTYKRILDKWNVGNGAIPTSSVNGG
- a CDS encoding amino acid ABC transporter permease; the protein is MAEPATTGARPEPRDAIGVRHPGRWVAIAVLAVLGAMLVNSLLTNENFGWPVVAQYLFAGPVLNGLANTLVLTVLSMLIGIVGGIGLAVMRLSPNPVLSGVSGVYLWLFRGTPLIAQLLFWSFLSSLYPNLSLGIPFGPEFVVFDTNSLITPFLACLLGLGLNEAAYMAEIVRGGIQSVDQGQSEAAGALGMTRAQTLRRVVLPQAMRVIIPPTGNETIGMLKTTSLVVVIGYTDLLTSVQRIYSTNFQTIPLLIVAAAWYLLLTSLLTAGQRVVERRYGRGVAGAVTEATPLVRLFSFRTGGKTS